The DNA sequence AATACGGGATATCCCCTTCAGACAAAAGGATAGTCTTCTTTCCGTAACGTGAAGAAAGCAGTGCCGCCACCAAGGAACTCAGATCACTTCCTATAACTACAGTATCGTACATATTCCTCACTTATCTCATCAGATGATATAACGTGAATCCCTTCACGCATAAGAATCGCGGATGTTACCCCCATTCCTTCCATAGTAGAGTCACTTTTGCGTATAAAGCGGACACCGCATGAGGGGCTCTTCTCCTTCATTATCGCGGCACTGACCCTCATCAATTTTGCAATTTCCCTTACTTCCTCCGCCCCCTTTAAAAACTGTTCGGTTACATCCCTGTTGTTTGAATCAATCACCTTTGCAAGGCCATTGAGAACATCTTCGCCATTTCCATCAACTATCCGGGCAGAAACACGGGGTGTGGGCAATCCTCCAAGCTGCTCGGGACACATGGGAATGAATGTAAACTCAGATATCATTGATTGCAATTTTTTATCGGGGGTACTTCTACCGTCATATCTGCATTTCACCCCTAAGAGGCAGGCACTAATAATTATCATTTTTTATTGTCCCATTCGTGGAAGTGGAATAGGAGAAAACCCTCACCTTTAGGCAAAACATCCGGTCGGGTATAAAACCCGACCCTACAATTTTGTAGGGTGGCATTTTATATGCCACCGCACCGGTCATGTGTGATAGAGACACAAAGAAAAAAGAAGAAGAATATTACTTTGTGCCTTTGTAACTATGTGCCGAGAGCTTTGTGGAACTGTAATTTTGGTCATTGCGAGGAGCGAAGCGACGTGGCAATCTTATGAATTATCAACATCTTGTGCGATTGCTTCACTTTGTTCGCAATGACAATGTGGCATTATGCAAAGATCTCGTGCCTTTGTGCCTCATTTTAAAACATTGTCAGAGGTGGGTTATGTAGAGGTGAATCATCGATCTGTTTGTGGTTTTTCACCCGGACTTTTCGGCCGATAACTTCAAGCTTCCCTTCGGCATAGAGTTGTATCGCCTGGGAAAATATCTTGTGCTCTTCCTTCAATATCCTTTGAGAAAGGCTTTCCTCGGTATCATCGTCATACACAGGAACCACGGACTGAATAATAATGGGTCCGGTATCCACTCCCTCATCGGCAAAATGAACCGAACATCCTGAAAACTTTACTCCATATTCGAAGGCCTGCTGCTGACCGTGAAGACCCGGAAAAGAAGGAAGGATAGCAGGATGGATATTTATGACTTTCATCGGAAATGCCTCTAAAAATACGGGGGAAAGCACTCTCATAAACCCCGCCATCACCACAAGTTCTACCGAATATGAGTTGAATACTTCAATCATTTTTCGGTCAAAATCTTCTCTGCTTTTGAAATTGCTTTGCTCGATAACCACTACTGGAATGTGATGTTTTTTTGACCTTTCCAGGGCGTATGCATCTGGGTTGTTGCTTATAACCACCTTGATATCCGCATCGAGAAGGCCTTTTTCACTATTGTCTATAATAGATTGAAGATTTGTACCGCTGCCAGATACCAGAATACCTATGTTTAATCTCTTTTTCATTTCTCGCTGTTCCCCCCCATGCCCTGCCGATTACAAGAAAGATACGTGTTTTTCATTCTTGTTTCTATTGTCAATTGTACCTATTGCATAAGCGCGTTCGCCAAGTCCTCCAAGTCTTTCCAGTACCTCCTCAAAATCCTTCTCCGTTACAACAATCATCATTCCTATGCCCATGTTAAATACTCTTAACATCTCTTTTTTATCTATATTCCCCATTTTCTGAATAATATCAAAAATAGGTGGTATGTCCCAGCTATCCTTCTTTATAATAGCCCGGCATCTACTGGGCAGAATTCTCGGTATATTCTCTATGAATCCTCCGCCTGTAATATGTGCTACCCCCTTTATCTTAAAGGTTTTCATTAAATTTAATATGGGTTTTACATAGATTTTTGTGGGTCGGAGGAGTTCCGTACCGATCGAGTGGCCAAGCCCTTCAATCTTATCCTTTATTTTGAGTTTTTTCTGTTCAAACAAAACCTTTCTAACAAGGGAGAACCCGTTGCTGTGGATACCGTTGGAGGCAATGCCTATTATTCTATCCCCAACCTTGATTTCTGAACCGTCAATCAGCTCGCTGGCATCAACGATACCCACGCAAAAACCGGCAAGGTCATAGTCGTCATCCTTATAAAATTCAGGCATTTCAGCGGTTTCACCACCGATAAGCGCACAACCCGCCTCAATGCACCCTTTTGCTATACCTTCCACGATCTTTACGCTTTTTTTAACATCAATCTTCCCTGTAGCAATATAATCGAGAAAGAAAAGTGGTTCAGCTCCCTGAGATAAAATATCATTGACGGACATAGCAACAAGATCTATCCCCACGGTATCATGCTTATCCATCATCTGTGCAATTTTCAGTTTCGTGCCGACCCCATCGGTAGAAGAAACGAGGATAGGATCTTTAAATTTTCCCATATCAAGGTGGAACAATCCTCCGAAATTACCTATCCCACTCATTACTTCCTTTCGTGATGTTCCTTTTATGATGGGCTGTATCTTTTTGACAAACAGATTGGCCTTGTTAATATCTACACCCGCATCTTTGTATGAAACTTTTTTCTTCATAACATCTCCATTTCTAATTCTCGATATCCAGAGTGCTGTCCTGTTTTCTTAACGTAATTCACCCTTAAAGTCAAATCTTTCCTTGCTATGCCCGGAAATATCTGTTAACAGTATGTCATGCTTTCTATTTGAAATCACTCTATTTATTGGAGTACCGGATGGAAAATCTCAAAGAAATAATAGAGAAAATCGAGTCTCCCTTAATATTTTCATCAAGGGATTCATATAAGAATCTGTCACTCATCAAAAATCTTGAGTTAACCATGACAGGTCTTCTCAAAAAGTTGAAAGCCATAAGCCCATTATCAGCGCAACACGGTACTGCAAAAGAAGCATACTCGAATATTCTGTCCGGGCTTCAGGAGACATTTGCAGGATTTGAAACCCTTTCCGTTGATGAAAAAAGAGGAAGGGTCGGAGGGGCGTCCCGTCTTGTAAAAGAGTTAAAAAATCTTTATCCAGACCTTTCTCAATCCCATCAGGTGAAGAGTTTAGATAAGTCATCTCCCATGCAAGAAGAGCTGAATACAAGTTTTGAAAAGCTTTCCCTTTCCGTGCAGTATGTCAAAGGGGTAGGGCCGAAAGTCGCCCGCCTCCTGGGCAAAAAGGGCATAAAAACCGTTGAGGATATACTCTACTTTCTGCCGAGGAGATACGAAGACAGGCGCTTGGTAAAAATGATATCTTCAACACAAATCGGGAACGTCGAAATGGTAATCGGAGAGGTTAAAGAAGCGCAGATACAGCAATACAGA is a window from the Syntrophales bacterium genome containing:
- a CDS encoding DUF523 domain-containing protein, which encodes MIIISACLLGVKCRYDGRSTPDKKLQSMISEFTFIPMCPEQLGGLPTPRVSARIVDGNGEDVLNGLAKVIDSNNRDVTEQFLKGAEEVREIAKLMRVSAAIMKEKSPSCGVRFIRKSDSTMEGMGVTSAILMREGIHVISSDEISEEYVRYCSYRK
- the purN gene encoding phosphoribosylglycinamide formyltransferase, whose translation is MKKRLNIGILVSGSGTNLQSIIDNSEKGLLDADIKVVISNNPDAYALERSKKHHIPVVVIEQSNFKSREDFDRKMIEVFNSYSVELVVMAGFMRVLSPVFLEAFPMKVINIHPAILPSFPGLHGQQQAFEYGVKFSGCSVHFADEGVDTGPIIIQSVVPVYDDDTEESLSQRILKEEHKIFSQAIQLYAEGKLEVIGRKVRVKNHKQIDDSPLHNPPLTMF
- the purM gene encoding phosphoribosylformylglycinamidine cyclo-ligase produces the protein MKKKVSYKDAGVDINKANLFVKKIQPIIKGTSRKEVMSGIGNFGGLFHLDMGKFKDPILVSSTDGVGTKLKIAQMMDKHDTVGIDLVAMSVNDILSQGAEPLFFLDYIATGKIDVKKSVKIVEGIAKGCIEAGCALIGGETAEMPEFYKDDDYDLAGFCVGIVDASELIDGSEIKVGDRIIGIASNGIHSNGFSLVRKVLFEQKKLKIKDKIEGLGHSIGTELLRPTKIYVKPILNLMKTFKIKGVAHITGGGFIENIPRILPSRCRAIIKKDSWDIPPIFDIIQKMGNIDKKEMLRVFNMGIGMMIVVTEKDFEEVLERLGGLGERAYAIGTIDNRNKNEKHVSFL